The following nucleotide sequence is from Streptomyces bathyalis.
AACGCGATCTCGGGAACGGCCTCACCGACGGCGAGGCGTGCGACCGCGTCCCCGACGGCGGGGGCGAACTTGAAGCCGCGTCCGGAGTAGGCGCCGGCGAGCACGATGTTCGGGGTCTGCGGGTGGTGTCCGGTGATCCCGTGACCGTCGCTGGAGTACAGGTCCGTGAAGCCGGCGGACCGCACCGGATCGGGGTGGAGGCCCGAGACGTGGGCTCGCAACAGCTCCACCATCCGCGCGAGTTCGACGGGATCGTGGCGGCGCTCGAACCTGTCGGGGTCGTCGATGTCCGTGGGCCGCAGCCCGCACACCTTCACTGATGCGTGGTCCGCGGTGGGGGCACCGTAGAGGAAGTCGCTCCCGCTCTGGCGGGTGAAGACGGGAAACACTTCGGGCTCGAAGTCCTGGACGGACTTCGGAGCGAACCAGGTCAGCAGGACCCTCTTGGGACTCACGCTGTGTGCCGGCGGTGAGGGCAGCAACGGCGGAGCCCACGAGCCCAGGGCGAGGATCGCCGTGCGCACCCTCCAAGTGGACCCCTCGGCCTCGATGACGACGCCGTCACGCGTCGGCTCGACCCGTTCCACGCGGTGATAGCGGAGGATGCGCGCACCCAGGGACTCCGCCCGTGCTGCGGCCGTGACGACCGCCTGCTCACTCCTGAGGAATCCCGCCTCCGGGTCGAAGTACGCCAACTCGCCTTCATCCAGGACGTGTTGGGGGTACTTCTCTGCCATCTCCGCCTGCTGGAGAATCTGGAGCTTCAGGCCGTAGCTGCTCGCCGACTCGGCGACCTGCTGCATGGAAGCGTCCTGGGGGCGGCCGATGCTCAGACCGCCGCACTGGACCAGGAGCTGCGTCGCCGTCTGCTCGGACAGCTCCCGCCACAGCCCGAGTGACTGCTTCAGCAGCGGGACGTACTGGGCGCCCTCCATGTAGGCGAGGCGGAAGAGCCGTGTGTTGCCGCCGGCGGCGCCCCGGT
It contains:
- the solA gene encoding N-methyl-L-tryptophan oxidase, whose protein sequence is MDADVAVIGVGTIGSMTMWRLAELGVEAIGFERFAPGHDRGAAGGNTRLFRLAYMEGAQYVPLLKQSLGLWRELSEQTATQLLVQCGGLSIGRPQDASMQQVAESASSYGLKLQILQQAEMAEKYPQHVLDEGELAYFDPEAGFLRSEQAVVTAAARAESLGARILRYHRVERVEPTRDGVVIEAEGSTWRVRTAILALGSWAPPLLPSPPAHSVSPKRVLLTWFAPKSVQDFEPEVFPVFTRQSGSDFLYGAPTADHASVKVCGLRPTDIDDPDRFERRHDPVELARMVELLRAHVSGLHPDPVRSAGFTDLYSSDGHGITGHHPQTPNIVLAGAYSGRGFKFAPAVGDAVARLAVGEAVPEIAFMRPERFATRGSHR